A single window of Leishmania infantum JPCM5 genome chromosome 35 DNA harbors:
- a CDS encoding putative prohibitin: MAAEARKKMNAYGGFGNIIGMSALVGVGCVSIYALYKSIFFVPGGFRAVKFNCITGLYNRTYGEGANFAIPFLETPVVFDIRNKPIEVPTASGSRDLQTVNMAVRVLYQPNVENLYHIYRHIGVNYAETVLPSLINEIIRAVIAQFNASDLLIKRPEVSHRIGVMLAERAKRFNIDITDVSITQMSFGKEYTNAVEAKQVAQQMAERAKFRVEQAEQEKQAAILLAQGEAEAATLVGNAVKRNPAFLELRGLEAARTIAKTLRDHGNGRYYLDSDSLYVNVKDLKIDHSGAK, translated from the coding sequence ATGGCGGCCGAGGCGCGGAAGAAGATGAACGCGTACGGTGGCTTTGGCAACATCATTGGCATGTCGGCCCTGgtcggcgtcggctgcgTCTCCATCTACGCCCTCTACAAGTCAATCTTCTTTGTGCCAGGCGGCTTCCGCGCGGTCAAGTTCAACTGCATCACCGGCCTTTACAACCGCACCTACGGCGAAGGCGCCAACTTCGCGATCCCATTTCTAGAAACGCCTGTGGTCTTTGACATCCGCAACAAGCCTATCGAAGTGCCTACAGCGAGCGGTAGCCGTGACTTGCAGACGGTAAACAtggccgtgcgtgtgctttaCCAGCCCAACGTCGAGAATCTGTACCACATTTATCGCCACATCGGCGTCAACTACGCGGAGACGGTTCTTCCCTCGCTCATTAATGAGATCATTCGCGCCGTTATTGCGCAATTCAACGCCTCTGACCTTCTCATCAAACGTCCTGAGGTGAGCCACCGCATCGGTGTAATGCTGGCCGAGAGGGCGAAGCGTTTCAACATTGACATCACCGACGTCTCGATCACTCAGATGAGCTTTGGAAAGGAGTACACCAACGCTGTGGAGGCAAagcaggtggcgcagcagatggcTGAGCGGGCCAAGTTCCGGGTGGAGCAGGCAGAGCAGGAGAAGCAGGCGGCCATTCTGCTGGCGCAGGGTGAGGCTGAGGCTGCCACACTCGTTGGTAATGCAGTGAAGCGCAACCCCGCCTTCCTGGAGCTGCGCGGGCTGGAGGCAGCTCGAACGATTGCCAAAACGCTTCGTGATCATGGCAACGGTCGCTACTACCTCGATAGTGACTCGCTCTACGTCAACGTCAAGGACCTCAAAATCGATCATTCCGGGGCGAAGTAA